The Paenibacillus spongiae nucleotide sequence AGCAAGTGAAGACCAACGGATATATCCTGTTCGATAAAGTATTGAGCGAAGAGAAAATCAAAACGATCCGCAAGTCCTTCGACCCGTTGTTCGATGAATTCATTGAGCGCAAAGGATACAATACCGGGACGAACCGGGCGCAGATGTTCTTGCCTTTCATGCAGCCGTTCATAGACGAGGACGTCATTTGCAACCCGATCGCAACCGCCGTGATCGATAAAATTCTTGGCGCCGGAAACCGCTGCACCTATTTTGCTTCCGATACGCCAATGCCGGGCTCGGATTATCAGAACGTGCACTGCGACATTATGCCGCTCTTCCCGGAGCTGTCGGTTCCGCTGCCGATCTACGGCCTCGTCGTCAACATACCGCTTGTCGACGTTACCGAAGAGAACGGACCGCTTGAAATATGGCCAGGCGGTACGCATCTTAACCCGGATATGGCGAATCACGATACGCTCGACGGCAGCGTAAATCCGCATCTTCATATTGTCCGTGCGGCTGAACATATGCTTTCCGAGAAGGTGCTCATGTCCGCCGGATCGATCGTGATCCGCGATATCCGCATGTGGCATCGCGGCACGCCGAACAAGTCCGACGACCGCCGCACGAACCTGGCTATGATCTTCAATAGAGGCTGGTATGGCGGAGGCTCTTACATTCAAATTCCGCAGGAGACGTATGACCAGCTGCCGCAGAAGGCCAAGGAAGCCTTCCGTACGGAAAAAATCGGCTTCCCAGCCAAGATGCCTTGGGAATAAGGAGAGAAGATCATGAGAATATATCTAATTGGTGCTGGCGTAATAGGAAAAGCTCATGCGGAAGCGATTCGGAAGCTTCCTGCCGAGGATGCCATTGAAGTGAAGGTTGCGGATCCGAACCCGAAGGCGCTTGCCGCTTTCGTAGAAGCTTATCCGGAGGCGACCGCTTATTCCGACGCGCAGGCGATGCTGGCTGAAGAAGCCAATGAAGACGATATCGTCGTGGTCGGCACGCCTCCGTTCACCCATTTCGAATTGGCGCGGATGGCGCTGGAGACGGGCCGTCACGTGCTGTGCGAGAAGCCGCTTGTCATGAACGCCGAAGAAGCCAAGACGCTGCTGGAAATCGCGAAACGGCAGAACCGCTTGCTGGGCTGCTGCAGCGACCGCTTCCTTGGCCTGCCCAAGACAGAAGAAGTCAAATCGCTGCTCCAGTCGCAAGCTTTGGGCGACGTATACAAAATCTCCTTCGTTTACCGGGTTCAACGCGGCCGTTCGGGCGTGGAATATCAGCCGGAGAGCAAGTGGTTTCTGGACCGTTCCAAGGGCGGAGGCGGGATCTTGATCGATTGGGGTCCTTATGACTTCACGGTGTTGAATGACCTCTTGCAGCCGGAGTCGGTCGATGTCGTCGCGGCTTGGATGAGCCAGCCAAAGACGCAGATCGACCCGACGGATACGAAGTACGATGTTGAAGGCCATGTCGGCGCGACGATCAAATATAACCTGGCTGATGGCAAATCCGTATGGCTTCAGTATGAGCGGGCAACATGCACGCATGGGGAAGCCTACCATCATGTCGAGGTGGAAGGCACGCTCGGCGCCGTGAAATGGTCGCCGTATTTTGAATCCGACGAGATTGTTTTTAAGCAGGATAAAGAAGGGCAAGTGGATGCGAAAGAGAGTCAGCTGCCTTATACGGGACTATATAATATCATGGACCATCCGATATACTATTTCTATTTGCAAGTGAAAGGCAAGGAAACGCGTGCGATCATTAACGAGCAGGCTGTGTTTAATTTCTTGTGCATGCAGGCGATCTATGAATGCGCGGAATCGGGATCATCGAAGACGGTTTCCAAGTTGCGTGCTTAACGAATCCATCCTATTATATACGGGAAGCGTGGAGTAGCTATGAAGGTAATCGTATTAGGCGGCACCGGTAATATTAGCGAGAGCATCGTAACCCGGCTGCTGGAGCTGGGACATGAAGTTACGTGCTATAACCGCGGCAAGAGCGGCGAGGTTCCTGCCGGCGTCAACGTGATCGTTGGCGACCGGCATGACAAGGATACGTTCATTCAAACGATGCAGCGGGAGAAGTTCGATGCGGCGATCGATATGATCAGCTTTACGGAAGAGGATGCTCTGACCAGCATCGAGGCTTTCCGCGGGGTCAGTCAATTCGTTCAATGCTCGACCGTATGCACGTATGGCATCGATTACGACTGGTTCCCCGTAACCGAGGATCACCCGCTGCGGCCGATCTCGGGTTACGGGAGAGATAAGGCTGCGGCGGACCATGCGCTGCTTGCCGCTTATCACAAGGAAGGGTTCCCGGTCACGATCATCAAGCCGTCGACGACCTACGGACCGCGGTCGGGCATGCTTCGCCAAGTGGCGTGGGACTTTTCCTGGATCGACCGGATTCGCAAGGGGAAGCCGATCCTTATAAGCGGGGACGGCAAGGCGCTTCATTCCTTCCTGCATGTATCCGACGCGGCCAAAGGATTTGCCGGCGTTCTCGGCAAGCCGGGCTGTATCGGACAAGTCTATCATCTGGTTCCACAGGCCTTCATAACATGGGAGGATTATCATCGTACCGCCATGAAGGTGTTGAACCGGGAAGTGGAGCTTGTTGGCGTACCGCTGCAAACGCTGCTCGCAATCGATCCGCAGAGGTTCGATATTTGCCGTGAAATTTTCGGGAATAACACGTATTACAGTTCTGCGAAATTACGCCGCGATGTGCCGGAATTTGTTCCGACCGTATCCTTGGAAGAAGGAATGCGGCAGGTCATTGAAGCCATGGAACAAAGCGGACGGATCCCTGATTCGGATCAGGAGACATGGGAAGACGCCATCATAGACCGATATATCGGGATGCGTAAGGAGCGTTAACAATGAGGATAAAAGGATTTTCGACAGGGATGTACGGCTGGCATGAAAGTTATCGTCTTGACCAAAGGGAAGATTCGCTGGGCGACATCTTCAGAGAGTGCGCGGAAGCCGGAATGAATGCCGTTGAAATCGAACCGACGCCGGAGCTGATGCTTCTGGCTAAGCGTTACGGATTAGCGGTATCCGGCGGTTACATCGGGCTTAATCTGCATGAAGAGACCATTCCTTTCGAGGAGAGCGTTCTTCCGCTGATCAATGGCTTGGCGGAGGCCGGAGCCAGCGATCTGATCGTGAATGCGGATCCCAAAGGGGGCTGGGGCGTCTCGCTCCCGAAGACGGAGGATGAATTCAAGCGTCAAGGGGAGCATTTGACCCGCATTGCGGCAGCTGCACGGGAGCGGGGGCTGAAGGTCAGCATGCATAACCATGCGGACGAGAAGCATAATGCGGAAGGCGATCTGCGCAGCGTCATCGAGTACGCGAGTTCCGATGTCGGCCTGTGCGTAGACACCGGCTGGGCGCATGTAGCCGGATATGACCCGATCGAGTGGATCCGGACCTATCCGGAACGCATCTATGCCTTCCACTTGAGAAATCAAGCGGGCCGGATTCCGACGGAGGATCTCCTTGAAGGCGAGATCGATATGCCGAAGCTGGTTCAAGCGCTGAAGGATATCGGGTATAACGGCTGGCTGGCCTTCGAGCTGCTCCACAGCGAAGAGAACCGTCCTGTCCGGACCATGGTTGAAGATGTCCGGAGATCGGTCGATTATTTGAAGTCGCTGCTCAACATCGAAAGGAGTCTGTAAATGGGCTTGTCGTCGCAGGAAGTACAACCATTTCGAAGCAACCCGGAAACGGAGAAAAAAATAAGCGATCTGCTGTCCAAGATGACCCTGCAGGAAAAAATCGGTCAGATGACGCAGCTTGGAACGTTCGACGAATCCGACGAAGAACTGATCAGCGAGGGGATGATCGGTTCTTTGCTCGGCGTAAGAGGCGCGGAGTCGGTTAATGCGCTTCAGCGCATAGCGGTGGAGCAATCCCGGCTGGGCATACCGCTCCTTATCGCGGACGATGTTATTCATGGCTACCGCTCTACCTTTCCGATCCCGCTTGCGGAGGCTTGCAGCTGGAATTCGCCTTTAATCGAGGAGACGTCCGCAATCGCAGCGCGGGAAGCGTCGACAGAAGGCATCCAATGGATTCTCGCTCCGATGGTGGACATTACCCATGATCCAAGATGGGGAAGGATTGCCGAAGGTGCGGGGGAAGATCCGTTTCTGGGCGCCGAGGTCGCGCGTGCGCGGGTGAAGGGCATCCAACGGAATGATTGGAACGACCGCCCGCATATGATGGCCTGTCCGAAGCACTTTGCCGGATACGGGTTTGCGGAGGCGGGAAGAGACTATAATACGGTCGATATGTCCGAAACGCGGATAAGAGAGCTTGTTTTTCCGCCATTTCAAGCGGCGCTTGAAGCCGGTGCAGGCACGATTATGGCAGCGTTCAACGAGCTGAACGGCGTTCCGTGCTCGGGCAACCGCTTTCTGCTTCGCGATGTGCTGCAGCAGGAATGGGGATTCGAAGGAGTGGTGCTCAGCGACTGGGAATCCGTCGATGAGCTGAAGCAGCATGGCTTCGCGGCATCACGGGAAGAAGCGGCTCTCATTGCCATCGAGTCCGGCATGCACATGGACATGCACGCCCTTGTCTATCACGAGCATCTGATCAATTTGATCGAGAAGGGAACGATATCCGAATCGCTCATCGACGATGCGGTTGCCCGTATTCTGCGTATCAAGTTTCATCTGGGCTTATTCGACCAGCCTTATGTCGATGCGAAGCTTGCTTCCTCGATGATGCTCGCTCCGGATCATATCCAAACGGCACGCGAGATGGCGCGACAGTCCATCGTGCTCTTGAAGAATGAGGATGCGCTTCTTCCGATCAAGCCGGAGGTTCGCAAGCTGGCCGTGATCGGTCCGCTGGCGGATGACCGCGATGCGCTTCTCGGATGCTGGGGCGGTCAAGGCAGAAGCGCCGATGTCGTTACGGTTCTCGAAGGCATACGGTCGCTGGCCGAGCCGGGCACGGAGATCTTGTATGCGAAGGGCTGCGATGTAACGGAAGGCGCGGAACAGGAACGGAAGGACGCGGCAGCCGTAGCGAGGCAGTGCGAGGTTGCCATTGTCGTATTGGGCGAAACGGCGTATATGAGCGGCGAGAACAACAGCCGCGTATCGCTGGAGCTCCCCGACAGCCAATTAACGCTGCTGAAAGCTATCCATGAGACAGGCGTTCCGGTCGTTCTGGTACTCGCCAATGGCAGGCCGCTCTCCATCGAATGGGCGCAGCAGCATATACCGTCCATTGTGGAAACGTGGCATCTGGGCATTCAAGCCGGCATGGCGACGGCCGATATTCTGTTTGGCCGCTACAATCCAAGCGGGAAGCTCCCTGTTACGTTCCCGCGCAGCGTAGGACAGGTTCCGATCTATTACAATTACAAGAATACCGGCCGACCGCATATGAAGCGGTATGTGGATGAGCAGATCACGCCGCTGTATCCGTTCGGCTATGGGCTGAGCTATACCCAATTCGAATATACCGGCCTTACGTTGAGCAAGTCTGCGGCTACCCTTGAAGAAGGGCTGACGGTCCAGGCATGCATACGCAATGCGGGAGGTATGGACGGCGAGGAAGTCGTGCAGCTCTATATCCGCGACGAAGCGGCGTCGGTAACGAGACCGGTGAAAGAGCTGAAGGGCTTCCGGAAAATCGCGCTAAAAGCCGGCGAAACGCAAGTCGTCGAGTTTGAGCTGACGGCGAAGCAGCTGGGCTTCATTAATAACGATCATCAGTTTGTTGTCGAGCCGGGCTCATTCCGTGTTTGGGTGGGACCGAACAGCGATGACGGACTGGAAGGGCAATTCGAGATTGTAAACGAGGTTGTAAATGAGGCTGTAAATGAGGTTGTAAAGACTCCTTAATGGAGTCTTTTTTCTTTGTAGGATAGTTAAAAGCCTATAAAGGGGAAGCAAAATCTATTACTAAGGCCTCGGCCAAAATGCTTGAAGACGCTTCGCCTATCCGGCGCCAGCTGCTTGGCGATATTAGCAGCAACTGCCTCAAGTATTACGTCCCCGAGGATTCGATGGTGCCGCTCAAATCGTTATGGCTGGGAGAAGGCCCCGGTCAAGATGTCTATTCGAATTAATCATGCGGCAAAAGCTCCTTTACGGGAAGGGCTATACTAGCTCTTCCCGTCAGGTTGTAGAGAAACCCACGTTTTTTTAAACATTGGGTTTCTTTTTCGTTTTCGGTTCTGCTGCAGGGCTTCGGAGGGCGGTTTGTTCCTCGGAAGCCCTCCTTTCTAGGTGGAGGGCCGGTTTCCGTGTGCTTTCCGCGCATGATCGTAAGCGTTGCAGTGTAATAGTATCCGTACTTTAGGAATAGATTTCATATTGGACAAGTCGGAGGAGGCTATCAGATTAAAAACGGAACGCGGGAAGCGGGGGAGAAAAGAATGTGGAGTCGGATTAAGCCACGGAAGATGTATTCCCGCCTGTTTTTATACTCCTGCATAGCCGTATGCTTGCTTACTTTGGCGTTCACGATGTACTTAAGCCGGCTGTTCGTGCAAAGCACCATGGAGGAAATCAATACATCCAATCAGGACAAAATGCAGCAGGTCGTGCAAACGTCGGAATTTACGTTGCAGAAATTACGCCAGTTCGCGCTTAGGGTATATTCAGAAGAAAATATTGCGCTGTGGCTGAACATGAACCGGGACAATTACTCCCCGTTGTCGTTGTATAAAGCGGCTGCAAGCGTGCGGGAATTTGTGCACAGCGAACCTTTTATCCATAGCATATGTTTGTTCAACTTCAAGATGAATCAAATTTACTCCTCCTCTGAAGCCGGTCTCTATACACCGCAAGATTACTACGACCAATCCATGTTGAACGCAATAAAAAGCAAAGGGACGACGCCATACTTGCAATTTTTCGATCATAACGTGCAGGGCAAATCGTATCTCGTGCTTGTCGTGCCGGCAGCCGGGCCGAACCGGAACTATAGCGGGTACGTGACGATTCTCTTCAGCAAGCCGCTGCTAAATGAGCATATGCTGCAAATCTCCGGGCAGGACCAGAAGAAAATGATCGTCGAAGGCCCGAACAAAGCGTTCATTCTCGGCAATGCCGATGCGGAGCTGGCGTCGGAGCTGGCGAAGGCAGAGAAGCCTGCATCGGCTTCGTCGCGCTGGGAATGGGCCACTGACGAAGGAACCTGGTCGATTCAGACGGCAGAGTTGCCGATCGAAGGGTGGAAGGTTTACCTTTTGTCGCCTATCTCGGCATGGCAAGCTAAAATCGATCGTATCCGGATCGACATTATCGTCTCTTCCGTCGTCCTTGTCCTTGCGCTGCTGTTGTTTCTGTTCTGGCAATCGTATCGACGTTTGAAGCCGATAAGCGACTTGACTGCTCGGCTTCAATCCAAGCTTGGGCTCAAGGAGCCGATTGCGGATTCGGCGCATGCCGACAACGAGATCGCCTGGCTCGATTCCAGCTTTGATAGGCTGGTAGGCAGGCTTGAGCAGTTGGACATGTCCCTGAAGAGCAGCAAGGCACTTATCAAGGACGATCTGCTGCGGCAATGGATCCTCAGCTCGAAAGCTTCCGGCCCTGCAGAGCAGTTTATAAGAAAGCAGACCGTTATCCTTCGGACGGGAACGTTCCGTATCGCGGTTATCCGTCTGGAATCGTACGGGCGGTTCACAGAATACTACGATTTCACGTCGCGCAAGCTGCTGCGATATGCGCTCGGGAACATGATGGCGGAGGTGCTGGCAAACCACGAATTCGCCGCGGAAACGGTCGATTTCGGCTCCGATCATATCGTGGCGCTAATCTCCTCTTCTGCTTCGGATGATGAGGAGGCCCGCGTCCTGGAAGCAATGGAAGACGTGCGCGTTCAAATCAGGCGCTGGCTGAAGCTGGAGCTGCAGGCGGCAGTCAGTCCCGAGCTTGACGAAGGGTCCAATCTCCAACCGGTCTATGACCGTATTTACGAACTGACGCTGCTGGCTTTTCTTTGCGATGACGATCGGGTATTCACCATGGGCGATTTGGAGCGGTATCAGGCAGGTGAAGGAAGCGTTCCAGACGAACAGTTGCTGAAGCAAGCCATTCATACCGTCCGCCTTCGGAACGCAGACGCGCTAGGCGCCGATCTGGACAGCCTGACCCGGCATATGCAGGGGCTAAGCTACGAAGAATGCAAGCTGCAGCTGACTCATATCATTTATTCGCTTATGAAAAGCTTCAAAAACGGCAAGACGTTTCAAGGGATGAAGAGCATCCATGCTTTCCTTGAGCGGTTTTCCACCATAGGCGAAGTGAAGATCTGGCTGCTGCAAGAGCTTCTGCAGATGATGGATCGGCAGCGTCCGCGAAGCGGTTCAGGCCGTAAGGAAGAGTTCGTCTCCGAAATGATGGAATTCGTGCGCAATCATCTGCACAATCCGATGCTTTCCGTAGACGATATTGCAGAGCACGTGAGCATATCCGTCAACTATGCCCGGCAAATCTTCAAGGAGCATTATCAGCTTTCTCTATCCGATTATATAACGGATCAGCGAATTAAATATGCGATTCACCTGCTTACGACGACCGATTGGACGGTAGCGGATATTACGGAGCAGTCCGGATTTCAAACAAAAAGCACATTTTTCTCGTTATTCAAGCGTGCGACCGGCATGACGCCAGGCCAATACCGCCTGGAGAAAGCGAAGCTGTAGAGCAGACTTAGCGAAGCGAGAGTGGACGTACCGGATGCATCCGCAAAATCGCTACTGTCTTCATTGTCAATTTCCGTACCGTTTGATGAATACCGTACTGTACGGAATGCCTAGCAGCCGGGTATGATCGAACCCATGAGCCGGGCAAGCGGATCATGAAGCTTCATCTGCCGCATGCCGCAACCGCTGTCCGGTGGATCAATGGGGAGGGCTAGGCTATGAGATTCGGTAGAAAAGGGTTCTTGCTAGCATCGTTTATTCTCGCGGCGGCTTTGTCCGCCTGCAGTACAGGTGGGACAACACGGCCTTCTGAAAGCGGCGATCCGTCAGCTTCCGGGGCCGGAACTTTAAAACCGGTAACGCTCAAAATCATGTTTCCCGGAGATCCGCCAGCGAACTGGGACGAAGTAAAGACGGAGACGGAGAACCGAATGGCCGGCTCGCTGAACGTGAAGCTGAACGTCGTGTTTATCCCGTGGTCCGATGTCCGCCAGAAGCGTCAGGTTTCGCTGTCCTCCGCGGAGGACTACGATCTGATCTGGGACAACAACCCGGTGCAAAATATCGCCGCAGGCCTATACGAGCCGCTGGACGAATTGATCGATCAATACGGTCCCGACATTAAGGCCGTCCGCTCGAAGGAGCTGATGGAATCGAACAAAGTGAACGGCAAGCTGTACGCGGTTCCGCTAGAGGTGAACTTCATACGTCCGTGGACGTTCGTTATCCGCAAAGATATTCGGGAGAAGCTTGGCGTCAAACCGATCACCAGCTATGACGAACTGATCGACTTTATGTATTTGGTGAAAGAGAAGGAGCCGGGCTTGACGCCGTATATTCCTAACGGCAGCGAACATATCGGCTTAAAGCTGGCAGGGATGCTCGACCCGTCGGCCAATCTGGCGGCCGTGCTTAACTACCCCGGCTTGTACACGAAAGGGAACGACGGTAAAGTTTACAATATTTTCGACGACATGGACCCGCTCATCATGAGCACTCTGGAGCAGAACTACAAGCTGTACAAGGACGGCATATTGGCCAAAGACGCCCTGACGCTGCGCAATTCGGAGTTCACTAAAGGCAAGGCGGCGGTATCCACCTTCAATGATTTCGGGGTCAATCTCAGCACCCGCACCACGCTTGAAAAGTCGGTTCCGGGAGCGGCTGCGGAAGCGTTCACGCTTTATAGCCCGGACATGAAACTGAATTCGACCTACAAAGCGGGCAATTTCATCGCGGTACCGGTCGTCAGTAAAAACAAGGAGCGCGCCGTTCAGTTTCTGAACTGGCTGAACCAGAAGGATAATTACGATCTGCTGGCGTATGGGATAAAAGGTAAAAACTGGGAGGATTCAGGCGAAGGGCTCTATAAACCGATTCAGGCGAATCCTTATGCGGGCATTCCGTTCGCTTGGGGCTGGAATCCGAAGCTGGATCGCATCGATGCCAGCTTGCCCAAGGATGTTATCGCGTTGAACCAGTGGCAGCGGGATCCGAGCTATTTTACGCCGGACATTCTGGCGGGCTTTACGTTCGATCCGAGCCCGGTAGCCAACGAGGTGGCGCAGCTGAACAATGCGGGGAGCGAGTTTTACGACCCGCTCGTAATGGGTGTGACGGAACCGAACGAAGGGCTCGCGAAGTTTAAAAAAGCGGCATACGACAATGTGAAAAAGGTGCAAGCGGAGTTTCAGAAGCAACTGAACGCTTATCTGGCAAGCAAGAAGAAGTAGGCGATCATCCAACGTGCGCATCCCTCGGCATGCAGACGGCGCTCTTTGACGGTCAACCGTCACATAGGACTGTCCCGTACTAACAGGGCCTGACGGTCACCATCATGAACGGAAATGTCTTGGCCTGTGAGTCTGTTTGTTCCATACAGGAACTGCAGGTCACAGGCCGAGACTTTTTTTTGGTAGATCATCACTCTGAGTCCCAAACCGGGTTTTACTCTGAGGGTACATGACTGCATCCATTTCAATTACAGGAGTGATTTGGGGATGAAGGCGATCGGCCCATGGCGCAAACGGAGCGGAGTTTCTGCGGTAAAATCCGTACTCCCGCCGTTAATAAAATTCATACCGCCGGAGCGTATGGCCGTTCATACTCATTGATAAAAACAAGACTGTACGTTCGAAGCGGATTAAGCATAACATTCAGGTACATCCTTAACGAAAGGTGGGAACCGATCATGAGAATATGGCGAGAGCTCCGCAAAAACAAATGGCTTTACGCAATGTCGCTTCCCGTTGTCGTATACGTCTTTATTTTTTCCTATGTGCCGATGTCAGCCCATCTGTTGGCCTTCAAGCAGTTTAGCCCGGGAAAAGGGCTGTGGGGCAGCGAGTGGATAGGACTCGACAATCTCACATTTTTTTTCACCGGCCCTGACTGGCTAGGTGTGACGGTTAACACGATCTATCTGAACCTGCTGTTCATTGCAGCCGGCACGATCTGCTCCTTATGCATTGCGCTGCTGCTGAATGAAATCCGTCATGCCTATTTCAAGAAGGTATCGCAATCGCTGGTTATATTACCGCATTTCATTTCCATTGTGATCGTGAACCTGATGGTCATAAATTTCTTCAACGGCCAAGACGGCATGATTAATCGGATATTCAGCCAGCTCGGTTTCGAGCCGGTTAATTGGTTTCAGACGCCGGCTGTTTGGCCCTGCCTGCTGACGATAATATTTGTCTGGAAAGGCGCCGGATGGGGCTCGATCATCTACCTGGCCACCTTGACCGGCTTCTCCGAGGAATACTTTGAAAGCGCCAGAATCGATGGCGCCAAACGATTGCAGCAAATATGGTACATTACGCTCCCGCTGCTGCGGCCAACGATCATCGTGCTGACGCTGCTGGGGCTGGGACGTATCTTTTACGGCGATTTCGGCTTGATTTACGGCATTATCGGCGACAACTCGCTGCTCTTCAATTCAACGGACGTCATCGATACGTACACGTACCGTTCGCTCCGGTCGACGAATATGAACAGCTACAGCAATGCTGCCGCGGTCGCGCTGTTTCAATCCGTTATGGGCTTAATTACGATTCTGTTCTTCAACTGGGTCGTCCGCCGGGTCGACAACGATTCGAAGCTGTTTTAGTTCCGGAAAAGGAGGTCCGCCTATGACTGCAAATCAAACGAAGCTGACTAGCCTGGCGAGGCAATCGGAGCGATCGAAGCAAATAAAGCTGGCGAAGCAGCGGGATACGTCTCAGCTTGCCGTTTCATTGGTCGCTTATGTTTTTATCGGCGCGTTTGCCTTGTTTTGCTTCATTCCGTTCTGGCTTGTCTATATCGGTTCGTTCACGGCGGAAAGCCAAATTGTGCAAGGGTTCCGAATGCTTCCGACGAAATTTACGCTCGACGCTTACCGCTTCCTGCTGCAGGGCAGCCAAGTATATCAAAGCGGCTTCGTCTCGGTTTTCATTACGGTTGTCGGTACCGCCGGAGCGGTGCTCATTACATCTATGTTCGCCTACGTGGCCGCTCATCCGAAAGTCAAATACCGCTATGTGCTGTCATTCTATATCTATTTCACGATGCTGTTCCCGCCAGGCCTGGTTGGCTATTATTTGCTTATTTCCAACTGGCTGGGCCTTCGGGATTCGCTGCTCGCATTGCTGCTGCCGCTGTTGTTCTCCGCCTTCAATTCGTTTCTCATGACCTCGTATTTCCGCACGCTGCCCTTTGAACTTAATGAAGCGGCAACGGTGGACGGCGCGCACGAGCTGTATATTTTTTTCCGGATTATTTGGCCGGTCTCCATGCCCGTTATTGCGACGATCGCGTTGTTCTACGCGCTTTCGTACTGGAACGACTGGTTTAACGCGCTCATGTTCATCGACGATCCGCATAACCAGCCGCTGCAGATGATGCTCCGCAGAATCGTATCCAATTCGCAAAATCTGGACTATTTGAACACGAACGTGAACATTCCCGTCTCCGCTACAGGCGTGCAGCTTTCGGCAGTCGTTATTACGATTGGGCCGATCATCTTTTTGTACCCGTTCTTGCAGCGGTATTTCATAAAAGGGATAACGATCGGAGCGGTTAAAGGATAGGAGGGAATGATCATGTCACTGCGGCACCGGGTGCTGGATCCGGTGGACGA carries:
- a CDS encoding ABC transporter permease produces the protein MRIWRELRKNKWLYAMSLPVVVYVFIFSYVPMSAHLLAFKQFSPGKGLWGSEWIGLDNLTFFFTGPDWLGVTVNTIYLNLLFIAAGTICSLCIALLLNEIRHAYFKKVSQSLVILPHFISIVIVNLMVINFFNGQDGMINRIFSQLGFEPVNWFQTPAVWPCLLTIIFVWKGAGWGSIIYLATLTGFSEEYFESARIDGAKRLQQIWYITLPLLRPTIIVLTLLGLGRIFYGDFGLIYGIIGDNSLLFNSTDVIDTYTYRSLRSTNMNSYSNAAAVALFQSVMGLITILFFNWVVRRVDNDSKLF
- a CDS encoding extracellular solute-binding protein; amino-acid sequence: MRFGRKGFLLASFILAAALSACSTGGTTRPSESGDPSASGAGTLKPVTLKIMFPGDPPANWDEVKTETENRMAGSLNVKLNVVFIPWSDVRQKRQVSLSSAEDYDLIWDNNPVQNIAAGLYEPLDELIDQYGPDIKAVRSKELMESNKVNGKLYAVPLEVNFIRPWTFVIRKDIREKLGVKPITSYDELIDFMYLVKEKEPGLTPYIPNGSEHIGLKLAGMLDPSANLAAVLNYPGLYTKGNDGKVYNIFDDMDPLIMSTLEQNYKLYKDGILAKDALTLRNSEFTKGKAAVSTFNDFGVNLSTRTTLEKSVPGAAAEAFTLYSPDMKLNSTYKAGNFIAVPVVSKNKERAVQFLNWLNQKDNYDLLAYGIKGKNWEDSGEGLYKPIQANPYAGIPFAWGWNPKLDRIDASLPKDVIALNQWQRDPSYFTPDILAGFTFDPSPVANEVAQLNNAGSEFYDPLVMGVTEPNEGLAKFKKAAYDNVKKVQAEFQKQLNAYLASKKK
- a CDS encoding carbohydrate ABC transporter permease; the protein is MTANQTKLTSLARQSERSKQIKLAKQRDTSQLAVSLVAYVFIGAFALFCFIPFWLVYIGSFTAESQIVQGFRMLPTKFTLDAYRFLLQGSQVYQSGFVSVFITVVGTAGAVLITSMFAYVAAHPKVKYRYVLSFYIYFTMLFPPGLVGYYLLISNWLGLRDSLLALLLPLLFSAFNSFLMTSYFRTLPFELNEAATVDGAHELYIFFRIIWPVSMPVIATIALFYALSYWNDWFNALMFIDDPHNQPLQMMLRRIVSNSQNLDYLNTNVNIPVSATGVQLSAVVITIGPIIFLYPFLQRYFIKGITIGAVKG